DNA from Panthera leo isolate Ple1 chromosome D2, P.leo_Ple1_pat1.1, whole genome shotgun sequence:
GgttcattttctccttcccttaaCTTCATTTACCTCTTGCTGACAGGGACACTGGGGAGGGctgctcttcctttctccaaaCTATTAGGTGCATCTCAGAGCTCTCTGTTTCCAGATAACAGGTTGGTGGTACAGCGTGCGCACCTCAGCCTCACACAGCAGCGCCAGCGGACACACGGGCCGTAGCAATGGGCAGTCAGAGGTAGCGGCCCATGCATGTGCCAGCATGTGTGATGAGATGGTCACACTGTGGAGGCTAGCTGTTTTGGACCCTGCACTCAGCCCCCAGCGGTGAGTCTCCCCCTAGGCTCATCACAGCACGGATATTGGGCCAGCCCAGGACAGTCCAAGGCCTCATATCATGTGCACATAGAAACGTACTATTCTTCTAGTCCTAGGGAAATGGGAGGTACTGAGCGTTAAGGTTACCAGTGATTTAGGCGTCCTTTTTCTGAGaagctctcttcctttcctcccttaaaTAGCTCCCACTTTCCCAAATACCTGAGTATTGGAGTGATGTGTATGAGCTGGCTCAAGAAGTTCTTCCCTGGGTCCCTTCCTGTACCCTCCTTCTGGGGGTTATGCCTGCTCTATCTCCTTCCATCCCTTCTCAGAGCAGAATGTAGCCCCCCAGCAACCTCCCCCAACTTTGTTCCCACAGCCGCCGGGAATTGTGTGCCCAGCTACGCCAGTGGCAACTGAAGGTGATTGAGAATGTGAAGCGGGGACAGCACAAAAAGACCCTGGAGCGGCTCTTCCCTGGCTTCCGGCCAGCGGTGGAGGCCTGCTACTTCAACTGGGAAGAGGCCTATCCACTCCCTGGTGTCACCTACAGTGGCACCGACCGGAAgttggcactgtgctgggcccGAGCCCTGCCCCCTCGGCCAGGTGCCTCCCGATCTGGGGGCCTGGAGGAATCCCGGGAGCGGCCCCGATCTCTTCCTTCTGAGCCAGCTGTGCGGCCCAAGGAGCCTGGGGCCAAGCGCAAGGGATTGGGTGAGGGGGTCCCCTCATCGCAGCGGGGTCCCCGCCGCCTCTCTGCTGAGGGGGGAGATAAGTCTCTGCATAAGATGGGTCCAGGTGGGGGCAAAGCCAAGGCACTGGGTGGGGCTGGCATTGGGGGCAAGGGATCAGCAGGCGGTGGGAGCAAGCGACGGCTGAGCAGCGAAGACAGCTCCCTGGAGCCGGATCTGGCTGAGATGAGCCTGGATGACAGCAGCCTGGCCCTCGGTGCAGAGGCCAGCACCTTTGGTGGATTCCCTGAGAGCCCgccaccctgccctcctcctggTGGCTCCCGTGgtccttccaccttccttcctgaACCCCCAGATACTTATGAAGAAGATGGTGGTGTGTACTTCTCAGAAGGGCCTGAGCCTCCCACAGCCTCTGCTGGCCCCCATGGCCTACTGCCTGGGGAGGTCTGTACCCGGGATGACCTCCCTTCCACAGATGAGAGTGGCAATGGGCTCCCCAAAACCAAAGAGGCAGCCACTGCAGTTGGAGAGGAGGATGATGACTACCAGGCATATTATCTGAATGCCCAGGATGGGGCTGGAGGCGAGGAAGAGAAGGCtgagggcggggctggggaggagcacGACCTGTTTGCTGGGCTGAAGCCACTGGAACAGGAGAGCCGCATGGAGGTGAGGGGACTCTGAGGGGACACTGAGGGTGCTCTTTCGCTACAGCTGGGAGAGGGGCCATCTAGCTCTAATTGGGAATGTCAGGACTGTAGTGAGGCTGTTAGAAGCCTTTAGCGGCTCCTGTCTGGACTCCCTGCCTACAGTCCATTCTTTTCACTGCTTCCATATTGATATTCCTGAAATGTCTGATTGTGTCCCTCTGCTGCTTAAAAGTCTTCAGTGGTTTCCCACTGCCCTTGGCATGACCTGTGAGGCCTCACTTGGTCTGATCTTTGTATGCTTTTTCAGCCTCATCTAGGCATTCTGCCCTTTCTACTACAGTCAGTCGAACCATTCCTCTAGCTTGCCATGCTCTCTCTCGCATCCTTACATTTGCACAGATTGGCCTGTCTGCCTAGAATCTTCTTCCCTCACCTTTCCTGGCTAGCTTCTGTTCTTTCTGCAGGTCTCAGGTATCTTAGAGATCACTTCCTCTAGGAAGTCTTCCCTGAGCTTGCCCCTTTGCCCTAGGTCCCAGTGAAGTATCTTACTCATTTATGCCCCTCTTGGTCTTTCCCAGTGGTAGCTGGCTTCATgctggtttgtgtgtttgtgtgtctgtttctctaaTCAGACTATGAGTTCCTGTGGTATACCCAGGACCAGCATAGGGCCTAGCATATAGCAGGTACTCATGGGATGTTTGCTGCTTGAGTATGAATATGGTGTCCTGCCCCTGGAAGTTGGGGCTTCAACCTGTGTGGTGCCCGTCCTCTCCAGATATTGTTTGCCTGTGCTGAGGCCCTGCATGCGCACGGCTACAGCAGTGAGGCCTCCCGCCTCACTGTGGAGCTTGCCCAGGACCTGCTAGCCAACCCACCTGACCTCAAGGTAGAGCCGCCCCCTGCCAAGGTGAGAGAccccccattcccctctccccccatttATTGCTAACCCTCTTCTATGCCCCACCCCAAGTGAGAGCCTCCTCACTCCACCAAGATGAGTCAGACTCATATGTCTGCTTCCTTGTACTTCCCCTCTTTAGGGCAAGAAGAACAAGGTATCTACGAGCCGTCAGACCTGGGTGGCTACCAACACCCTGACGAAGGCAGCTTTCCTGTTGACAGTGCTAAGTGAACGCCCAGAGCACCACAACCTGGCCTTCCGAGTTGGCATGTTTGCCTTGGAGCTACAGCGGCCCCCAGCTTCTACCAAGGCCTTGGAGGTCGGAGGTTCCATCAGCCTTGTACTGCAGTCTCCTCAGAGACTCCTCAGAGACTTACAGCTTGATCTCTACTGAAGTGTTAGGGGTCTGAGCTTCTTCCTGTATTCTTAGGTGAAGCTGGCATACCAGGAGTCTGAGGTGGCTGCCCTGCTCAAGAAGATTCCTCTGGGTCCAAGTGAGATGAGTACCATGCGGTGCCGGGCAGAGGAGCTTCGGGAGGGGACACTCTGTGACTATCGGCCCGTTTTGCCTCTCATGCTGGCCAGTTTCATCTTTGACGTTCTCTGTGCTCCAGGTATGGTGCATGACTCTACTCGAGTGGGGATCTTGGGTAGGAGTAGTTTTCTCTAAGGAGAAACCAAGAGGCCCAAGGCTCTGAATTATCCTTAGGACCCATCAGGCAACTTCATGAGTGGTCTGGAATGATGAGGGTCTTGGGTTGCctacatttcattctttccagtGACACTtctttctgcctgacttattccACCTTTCATCCAGTGGTTTCTCCCACGGGTTCCCGGCCACCAAGTCGTAACTGGAACAACGAGATGCCTGGGGAtgaggagctgggatttgaagcaGCAGTTGCTGCCTTAGGTGAGTCTGGAGTATCTTGAGCACTTCTGTGAGCTAGTTGGCCCAGGCCTTGAAGGGCATGAGACATGGTCCCTGTTTGAAGGGGTGGTATGGTAGTGGGACAGCCAGAATGTGACATGTTTGAACCAGGTAGTACAGTCAAGAATTTAGGGACAAAAGGTGTGCTATGGCACacaaaatgtaagaaaaggaTTCAGGAAGGGTATAGAATACGGAATGTAGGTCAAAAGATCAGTTAAGTTTTTGGTAAGGGGACAAAACACCATGAATAAAGACAGGGACCATCAAGTCTTAATGAGGGCAAGGAGTCAAACTTCCTTGAAGTGATGGGTATGCCATGAAGGTAGAGTGGGCCAATTATGAAGGTCTTAAAAAGCAGATCAGAGCTAAGGCCGGATGTAATAGGCAATTGGGACCTTCCACGGGGGATGTGGGTTGGACCAGGAGAACTCCTTATCTCACATATGCTGGTGGCTGGGCAGCCCTGGCCTGTTCACTTTTGCTGTCTTGGGAGTTATGGCCATTCTCAGTCCCTATGAGAGCCTTCTTCTCACAGGTATGAAGACAACAGTGAGCGAGGCAGAGCATCCCCTCCTGTGTGAAGGCACACGTCGGGAGAAGGGTGACCTGGCACTGGCACTAATGATCACTTACAAGGATGATCAAGCCAAGCTCAAAAAGGTAGGGACTGAAGTACTAGGATTTTGACAGGCAGAGAGCAAAATTTTACCCTTTCTCAGAGGATTGCAGTCCAATGAGGAAAGGGCTATACTGCCCATAGGGGATAAGTGGAAAATCTTGGGGACACCTGATAAAGAATAAGACCAATGGTTCTCGTAGGAGTGCTTGGGCAggggatgaaagaaaagaagcagttactcatttatttcaatatttactgaatatcaaTTTAGTCAGTCCTGTGTTAAGTGTTAGGATATCAAGATATGTAAGCCGGTGCCTATCATCCAGGAGGTTCTCCTATGGTTGTGACTGGGGAAGGCTTCCCGAAGAGGTAGTATTAAGCTGTTTCAAAGAGAAAGTAAGGTAATAGAAATAGAAGTGAGGATATAAAGGGCATCCTGTCactgcttctctcttcttcagaTCTTAGACAAACTCTTGGACCGAGAGAGCCAGACGCATAAGCCCCAGACACTGAGTTCATTCTACTCATCCAGCCGCCCAGCCACAGCCAGCCAGAGGTCTCCTTCAAAGCATGGGGGCCCATCTgccccaggcgccctgcaacCCCTGACCCCGGGCTCTGCAGGGCCTCCTCAGCCAGGGAATgtggcaggggctgggccaggccccaCTGAGGGCTTCACAGAGAAGAATGTGCCTGGTGAGGTGGGGGCACTGGGCAGGGGGGGATGAATGGTATGGATTCATGTTGGGGTCCCCTTTCCTTGGCTTATCCCAATGTCCTATTTTCCCCACCTAGAAAGTTCCCCACATTCTCCCTGTGAGGGCCTCCCATCTGAGGCAGCTTTGACCCCAAGGGCGGAAGGGAAGGTTCCCAGCCGCCTGGCACTTGGCAGTCGTGGAGGCTACAATGGACGGGGTTGGGGCTCCCCAGGGCGGCCTAAGAAGAAACACACAGGTATGACAGCCTGTGGGATGACATGGAGGGAGGGATTTCCTGAAGTGTGAATTCTGTAACTTCTAGCTTCTGAGACTGATTTGTCTTGGGGAGTTAGGCATGGCCAGCATTGACAGCAGTGCCCCTGAAACAACATCGGATAGTTCTCCCACCTTAAGCCGGAGGCCACTTCGAGGGGGCTGGGCCCCCACCTCCTGGGGCCGAGGACAGGACAGTGACAGCATTAGCAGCTCTTCCTCGGACTCTCTGGGCTCCTCATCCTCCAGTGGAAGTCGCCGGGCCAGTGCCAGTGGAGGGGCCCGGGCAAAGACCGTTGAAGTTGGCAGGTCAGTGGAAGAAATACTCCTCTCATCTGGCCCACCCTCAGAGTCACATCCCTGGTGTAATCCAACTATTGTCCCCCCAGCGACACCACTTATCCTGCTCTTTTCTGCCTACCTGGACACCCATTTCAGAGAAACCCCAATCCCCGTCCCTACCCCATTGCCCCCTCAGGTACAAGGGCCGCCGTCCCGAGAGTCATGCCCCTCATGTACCCAATCAGCCATCAGAGGCAGCTGCACACTTCTACTTCGAACTGGCGAAGACGGTGCTGATCAAGGCAGGGGGCAACAGCAGCACTTCCATTTTCACACATCCATCTTCCTCAGGGGGCCATCAGGGTCCTCACCGCAACCTGCACCTTTGCGCCTTCGAGATTGGGCTTTATGCCCTTGGCCTGCACAACTTTGTTTCTCCCAACTGGCTCTCACGTACTTATTCTTCGCACGTTTCCTGGATTACAGGTAAACCCAGTATCTTGATTTGGGAATGGGTTGGGGATTAATTGATAGAAATGAGAGTCTTATCCTTGTGGAGTTACTGATCTGACAGAAGACACCAtactaaccacccccccccctttttttttttgctcctttcCTTGAAGGTCAGGCAATGGAGATTGGTAGTGCAGCCCTGACTATACTGGTAGAATGCTGGGATGGACACCTGACGCCCCCTGAGGTTGCATCCCTGGCTGACAGGGCATCACGGGCACGAGACTCCAATATGGTGAGGGCAGCAGCGGAGTTAGCCCTAAGCTGCCTGCCTCATGCCCATGCATTGAACCCCAATGAGATCCAGCGGGCCCTGGTGCAGTGCAAGGAGCAGGTATTTCTAGGGGCAATCTGGGGACTTGCTTTCAGGTATCTAGGAAGGGACATGGGGAAAACTAACAGCCCAGCTCGATTTCCAAATCTTAAAGTTCACGAATTTTCTAGTTTGTGCTATTATGGTGACACTTGACATATTAATGCACTTTCACATCCATTACTTCTTTTGCCTTACGACTCTGAGGTTAggattattcctgttttatagataaggaaatggagatcTATAGGTTAGGGACCAAGGTGGTCACCAGGTTGGAATACTTGGGGAAGGCCTTGGGGAGATAGTGGGAACTGGATGGGAGGGAGTGGCTAGGTTAGTTTGGAACTGGGACTGTAAGTAGTTTGGAACTGGTCACCAAGTGTTTGTTCAGTGTGTGAGGCATTCATTGCTCTGACTCTGACCTCTGATGCCTCCCTGGGAACCAGCCAACTCAGAGGGAGATGTTGGAATGTCATTTACAACCATGCTTGAGTAAAGCCCCTCCCCTTAACTTCTGTGCCCCTTCCTTCCAGGATAACCTGATGTTGGAGAAGGCCTGCATGGCAGTGGAAGAAGCGGCTAAGGGTGGGGGTGTATACCCTGAAGTGTTGTTTGAGGTTGCTCACCAGTGGTTCTGGCTATATGAGCAAACAGCAGGTGGCTCATCCACAGCCCGTGAAGGGGCTACAAGCTGTAGTGCCAGTGGGATCAGGGCAGCTGGGGAGGCTGGGCGGGGGCTGCCTGAGGGCAGGGGGGGCCCAGGCACTGAGCCGGTTacagtggcagcagcagcagtgacAGCAGCAGCCACAGTGGTGCCAGTCATCTCAGTGGGGTCCAGTTTATATCCAGGTCCAGGACTGGGGCATGGTCATTCCCCTGGCCTGCACCCCTACACTGCTCTACAGCCCCACCTGCCCTGCAGCCCTCAATACCTCACCCACCCAGCTCACCCTGCCCACCCAATGCCTCATATGCCCCGGCCTGCCGTTTTCCCTGTGCCCAGCTCTGCATACCCACAGGTGAGACCAGTGTTTTGTTGGGGGGTTGGGCACGTGGGAGAACATTAGGAGTTCATGTGGGGTTGGAGTGTGGGGTACTCTGGGAGAATAATAGGACTGTCTTGGTGAGGTGGTGGGGGTCTGGGGGTACTCAGGCCAACCAAGATAAGAAATGTAGGGATACCCACTTGTGGGATGAAGGGGGAGAACCACATCTTAATATAATTTCCTACTCTTTTCCCTGTCTCTAGGGTGTGCATCCTGCCTTCTTGGGGGCTCAGTACCCTTACTCAGTGACTCCCCCCTCACTTGCTGCCACTGCTGTGTCTTTCCCCGTCCCTTCCATGGCACCCATCACAGTACATCCCTACCACACAGAGCCAGGGCTCCCACTGCCCACCAGTGTGGCCTGTGAGTTGTGGGGACAGGGAACAGGTGAATGGAGGGGAGGTACACtgggcaggggagatggggggaggaaCCCTCTCCATCCCTCTTTGGGCTGTGAATTCCTCATATAGCTTTCATCCCACCCTCAGTGAGCAGTGTCCATCCAGCATCCACGTTTCCAGCCATCCAGGGTGCCTCGTTGCCTGCTCTGACTACACAGCCCAGTCCTCTGGTGAGCGGAGGGTTTCCACCACCCGAGGAGGAGACCCACAGTCAGCCTGTCAACCCACACAGCCTACACCACCTGCACGCTGCCTACCGTGTTGGTGAGAAGTCTTTTTTTTGTGCCCCCACCTGCAGTTGTGCCAGAGGCTCTTTAGTGATGCCTCCCTCCCCACGGCTCTTACTTTGTTTGTTGTGGGGTCCGATGTACCAGATTGAGGTGCAGGGTGAAAAGGATGTACCTTCACTATGTGCCCACCCTTTTCTCCCAGGAATGCTGGCACTGGAGATGCTGGGTCGCCGGGCACACAATGATCACCCCAACAACTTCTCCCGCTCCCCCCCCTACACTGATGATGTCAAATGGTTGCTGGGGCTGGCAGCAAAGCTGGGTaacacctcccctccccaggaccATTGTCCGcccccacccactttccccacctTCCTGTCCCAGACCTCCTTCCTAGCTCTTGCTCAGAGTTGAGGCCTTGGTCGGGTATGTGTGCGtgcgcggggggtggggggttaccTCAGctcctggggtggagggaggctctCTGCCAGGCCAGAGCTGAGAGATAAAAGTTGGGTCCCTAGGGCAGAGGTGGCCACCCCCGTCtcatgcccctccccctgccccccaggagtGAACTACGTGCACCAGTTCTGTGTGGGGGCAGCCAAGGGGGTGCTGAGCCCGTTTGTGCTGCAGGAGATCGTCATGGAGACGCTGCAGCGGCTGAGCCCTGCTCATGCCCACAACCACCTGCGTGCCCCGGCCTTCCACCAACTGGTGCAGCGCTGCCAGCAGGCATACATGCAGGTGACAACCCTGGAAGTATGGAGTAGGGTGGAGCACCTCCTGGGCAGGCATGGAACCGATTACCCCGCATGCTAGGGAGGACGGGCCTGGTTCTGTGCTTAGTGGCTCATCCTCTTCCAGTACATTCACCACCGTTTGATTCACCTGACCCCTGCCGACTACGACGACTTTGTGAATGCAATCCGCAGTGCCCGCAGCGCCTTCTGTCTGACACCCATGGGCATGATGCAGTTCAACGACATCCTGCAGAACCTCAAGCGCAGCAAACAGACCAAGGAGCTGTGGCAGCGGGTCTCACTCGAGATGACCACCTTCTCCCCATGAGTCTGGCCCCTCTAGGGTCCTATACAGGGATACAGGCCTGTGGCTATGGGGGCCCCTCACACAGAGGGAGTGAATCTTGGCTGGACAGATCATCCCCACTCAGTTCTCTGGTAGCCCAGACTGGCAGCTGCTCTTGGGCTGTAGCTTGGGGCCAAGATGTCTCAAACCCTAGAAGCCTAGGGTTGGGGGAGACAGCCCTATCTGGGAGGGGGCATTGGGTGGCCTCTGGTATTTATTtggcatttataaatatataaactccTTTTTTACTCTAGTCTGCCTGGGCCTTTGCCTTCTTTCCCTCCATGTGCAGATGAACTTTGAACCGGGGTGGGGGAAAAGACTGATACTTCCTTTATTCTAAGTTTCTCCCACTCCAGTGAggcagacaaaacagaaaaataaggatGTTTATTAAGGACATTTCTAGCCCACAGCTAGGGCTCATACTCAGCTCTATGAGCCACTGTCCGGCCTCATCCCCATTCAATGTGAATGACATTAGGGAGGCCGGGCCACAGGTAGATCCCATTGATcccacagtggggggggggggggggggggggtccctcccATAGCcaggtatagatagatatactGCTGAGAATGAAGAGGGAAATCACTGGATTAATAAGTTCCTCTACACCTTGCCTGGACCCTTTCATTCTCACCCACCTTCAAAGACCATGGGTTGAAGGTGCCTAGTACCATGATGTGGGGTATCAAGGGAAGCCCCTTTATAAGACCCTAGAGGTATGGGAAAGGACTGCCCTTTCCTTCTCAGCCATCCCAGGCCTGGGGGCCACTGAGGTagaaggggcaggggctgggccacTCTAATACCCCTTGtgggccctgctctgggcttGCCCTTTAGGGTAGTGGGGCGCTTTTGCTGGTACAGGAGGCCTGGACATCAGCCCAGACTGGAATGTTGCAGTTCTTCCCGAAGCCATGAGGGCACTGGCTGTCCAAGCCGGCTTAGCAGCTTCGACAGATCCAAATTGTGGTTCCGGAAAAAATCCATAAGAAAAAGGCGGGACTGAGAGGAGAAAAATGGAGGCAGAAATGGTAAGGAGTGGGACGTAGGATGAGACCTCAGAGGTAGAGAGGGATACCTTGTCTGAGGCTTTACTCACCTCAGTGTCCATATCCGGATACCTCCGGCCTTTGCTTTTGCCCAGACAACGAGTCTTCCCACCTTCAAGTCCCTGGCACCAGAATCCCTTATCTTCATCAAACCTGCTCAATAGCAAAAGGGCATTAATTggtagggagaaaagaaaattcaagccCCATAAATGTATATTACCTCTCCCAGCTCACAGGGACACATGTCTCTTCCAAACAGACATGGTCAACCTGTTTCCCCATTTCCCCGATTCCTCCTCCCCTGGGTCATGCTCTCCCACCTGAGGGTCCGTGTGTAGTTCAGAAAGGGTGTGATACCCAGGAACTTCTGGATGCTCTCCATTGAGGCAGCTGGGTTGGTACGCAGCTCTTGCCCATCCACAATCAGCAACTAAAGGGACAGAGATGTAGTTCCCTCTGTATTCCTTAGAAGCCTCTAGGCTGAAGGgacaaagaagggaagggggaccCCAACAAAGGCTACTGGGGGGCATGTACCTGTCCAGAGGGGTAGTAAGTCAGCCAGCGCTGCAGATGGGTGGAATAGTAGCCAGGGACAAGACAGCGGTTCTGCAGGGAGCGAAGTGCCAGAGGGGCCTGAGAGGAGGCTGAAATCACCTGGTAGAAAGTATAATTCAGAGCAGCTGGGTCTCCATGTGCTCGCTGGTGCTGAAGGACAAGGAATAGGAAAGGATGGGTGATTTGATAGAATTATTCTGCCCTACTCTTGATCTGATGAATACACAGCATAGGAATCCCACACCAAAGCAATTTAGTTTCCCTaccctcttcctttctgtctctagcAGTCACCACCTCCCTCACTTAAGCCCTAATGTATCCCTAGCTTCAGGCTCACCTGATACCAGGAGTAGGCCCTGTCAGCAGGGTTGGTGAGCACAGTGATGATCTTGGCTCGTGGCAGAAGGGCAGCCCCCCGACGTGGTACAACCTCTGAGTCAAAGTAGGTGGCacttttttcaaagagaaagtcAGTGCTGGCATTGGAAGGGACAGGGAAGAAGTCCATGTACCTAGGAAGtagcacagaggagaggcagagaatttgCAGCATGAAGGGGCCAGATACCTGCACTGGTGGAAGCTGGAATGAGGATTTGGAGGGAAGGGAATGTTCCTCTGAGAAGCATTACAAAGGGTCCCAGTCTCACCAATCAATACCCTTGTGGTAATTAGGGCCGTTGAAGAACTGAATCTCCTCAAAGGTGCTGGGGCTAGGGAAGCTGCTAGTCACAGCTGGGTGCAGGCTCAGGAAGAAGTGAATAGCTGTGGTCCCTAAATGGGAGAGAAGGTCGAGGCTATTTTGGGAAAGAAGCCAGATCAACAATATGAATTTTAAGGAGGTGAGAAAATAACCACTCTGAGTAGTAATATCCCCTTTGGACAAACTagagtgagagaaggaaaagacagtgAGACCCAGGGAAGTTAAAATAGTTCTCAGCCTTgactgcatcagaatcacttgtggatctttaaaaaaaacaaaccacagatgATTCTGATTCAGGATTAAGAATCACTGTCTCAAGAGACTGGATTAAGGAGAGGTGGGTATGAGAAGGGAATTCCTTGGCCAAAGAATCCTTTGGGCTTAAGGCAGGGCAAGAGAAGTTGGCTAAGGACGATTCACCTGTTTTCTGGGGTCCCACAATCAAGAACTTGGGTAGCCGATCACAGGTTTTCTCCTTGGACCAGATATCTTTGTGCCTCTTGTCATCACAGGGATTCTGAAGGTGAGGCCAAGAATCAgatgtttcatcttttcttcaactctctccacccccatcacGTCTCTGGTCAGCCTGAGCTCCAACCATACCTGCCAAAGGGGGCTTCGCTCTTGAGGGAACAGTTCAAAGTACTTTCGTGCAagagggacaggaggaagggTCTGTAGGCGCAGCCGTGTCCAGCATTGAAGGAAACGCACCAGGCTCTCAAAGGTATACAGGCCCAGCCGATCATTTCCATAATTTGACAGATGGGTCATAAAAATGCTGATCTGCAAGAGGGAGCCTGCGTGTCAGAATTAGAGAGCCTACCCCACCTCAGAATCAGGCTTGGTGAGCAAAGTTCCCAGCCTACATACACTTCAGCTCTCCAATCTTCTAGCCCTTCCTCTCAGCACCTTACCGGATTAAGCAGCACTGTCAGAAAGAGCTCTCCACCTCGGATGCTCCGGTCTAGTTCACGAGAGCCTCCAGGATATTCATTATAGAAGATTGTGTGAGTGAAGAGTCCACACGTCTGCCGTGGTAATAcctagaagaaggaaaaaacaaactaacatGAGATTTGAAAggcagaatgaaaaataaataagggacaAAAGACCTAAGGCATTAGGATTCCCTGGGTTTGTAAAGTACTGAGTTACACCAATAAAACTCTTACTATGTGCATTATGACTTTTCACCCCTTTACCCCCTATTATGTGAACTTGGACTGGCAGTTGAGAGGACACAGGTCAGTGCAGGTTGGTGGCTGTCTAAATGTAGGAGTTTGATTCAGGTTTGTATCAGGGGTCCCTCACCATAATGCCATTGTGAATGAAGCCACGGCGGTAGCGGGCAGGGCGGAGATGGGGATATTCCTCAGTGCTGGTCACCTGGATGCCCCACACAGATTTCCAGGCCTCATAGAGTTGCGTGTGGATGGGGTATACACCCGAGTGGTGGGGGGCCACAGCATACCCCAGATCCGTGGGAATCCCATGTTCCTGGGAATGGCATAGATTCTCACCAGGACCTGGTGAGGTTCAGGGAGTAGAGGGTAA
Protein-coding regions in this window:
- the NDST2 gene encoding bifunctional heparan sulfate N-deacetylase/N-sulfotransferase 2 isoform X1; the encoded protein is MLKLWKVVRPARQLELHRLILLLIAFSLGSMGFLAYYVSTSPKAKEPLPLPLGDCSSGGAAGPGPVRPPVPPRPPRPPETARTEPVVLVFVESAYSQLGQEIVAILESSRFRYSTELAPGRGDMPTLTDHTRGRYVLVIYENLLKYVNLDAWSRELLDRYCVEYGVGIIGFFRAHEHSLLSAQLKGFPLFLHSNLGLRDYQVNPSAPLLHLTRPSRLEPGPLPGDDWTIFQSNHSTYEPVLLASLRPAESPVPGPVPRRTRLPTVVQDLGLHDGIQRVLFGHGLSFWLHKLVFVDAVAYLTGKRLCLDLDRYILVDIDDIFVGKEGTRMKVADVEALLTTQNKLRTLVPNFTFNLGFSGKFYHTGTEEEDAGDDMLLKHRKEFWWFPHMWSHMQPHLFHNRSVLADQMRLNKQFALEHGIPTDLGYAVAPHHSGVYPIHTQLYEAWKSVWGIQVTSTEEYPHLRPARYRRGFIHNGIMVLPRQTCGLFTHTIFYNEYPGGSRELDRSIRGGELFLTVLLNPISIFMTHLSNYGNDRLGLYTFESLVRFLQCWTRLRLQTLPPVPLARKYFELFPQERSPLWQNPCDDKRHKDIWSKEKTCDRLPKFLIVGPQKTGTTAIHFFLSLHPAVTSSFPSPSTFEEIQFFNGPNYHKGIDWYMDFFPVPSNASTDFLFEKSATYFDSEVVPRRGAALLPRAKIITVLTNPADRAYSWYQHQRAHGDPAALNYTFYQVISASSQAPLALRSLQNRCLVPGYYSTHLQRWLTYYPSGQLLIVDGQELRTNPAASMESIQKFLGITPFLNYTRTLRFDEDKGFWCQGLEGGKTRCLGKSKGRRYPDMDTESRLFLMDFFRNHNLDLSKLLSRLGQPVPSWLREELQHSSLG
- the NDST2 gene encoding bifunctional heparan sulfate N-deacetylase/N-sulfotransferase 2 isoform X2, with the translated sequence MLKLWKVVRPARQLELHRLILLLIAFSLGSMGFLAYYVSTSPKAKEPLPLPLGDCSSGGAAGPGPVRPPVPPRPPRPPETARTEPVVLVFVESAYSQLGQEIVAILESSRFRYSTELAPGRGDMPTLTDHTRGRYVLVIYENLLKYVNLDAWSRELLDRYCVEYGVGIIGFFRAHEHSLLSAQLKGFPLFLHSNLGLRDYQVNPSAPLLHLTRPSRLEPGPLPGDDWTIFQSNHSTYEPVLLASLRPAESPVPGPVPRRTRLPTVVQDLGLHDGIQRVLFGHGLSFWLHKLVFVDAVAYLTGKRLCLDLDRYILVDIDDIFVGKEGTRMKVADVEALLTTQNKLRTLVPNFTFNLGFSGKFYHTGTEEEDAGDDMLLKHRKEFWWFPHMWSHMQPHLFHNRSVLADQMRLNKQFALEHGIPTDLGYAVAPHHSGVYPIHTQLYEAWKSVWGIQVTSTEEYPHLRPARYRRGFIHNGIMVLPRQTCGLFTHTIFYNEYPGGSRELDRSIRGGELFLTVLLNPISIFMTHLSNYGNDRLGLYTFESLVRFLQCWTRLRLQTLPPVPLARKYFELFPQERSPLWQNPCDDKRHKDIWSKEKTCDRLPKFLIVGPQKTGTTAIHFFLSLHPAVTSSFPSPSTFEEIQFFNGPNYHKGIDWYMDFFPVPSNASTDFLFEKSATYFDSEVVPRRGAALLPRAKIITVLTNPADRAYSWYQVISASSQAPLALRSLQNRCLVPGYYSTHLQRWLTYYPSGQLLIVDGQELRTNPAASMESIQKFLGITPFLNYTRTLRFDEDKGFWCQGLEGGKTRCLGKSKGRRYPDMDTESRLFLMDFFRNHNLDLSKLLSRLGQPVPSWLREELQHSSLG
- the NDST2 gene encoding bifunctional heparan sulfate N-deacetylase/N-sulfotransferase 2 isoform X3, which translates into the protein MLKLWKVVRPARQLELHRLILLLIAFSLGSMGFLAYYVSTSPKAKEPLPLPLGDCSSGGAAGPGPVRPPVPPRPPRPPETARTEPVVLVFVESAYSQLGQEIVAILESSRFRYSTELAPGRGDMPTLTDHTRGRYVLVIYENLLKYVNLDAWSRELLDRYCVEYGVGIIGFFRAHEHSLLSAQLKGFPLFLHSNLGLRDYQVNPSAPLLHLTRPSRLEPGPLPGDDWTIFQSNHSTYEPVLLASLRPAESPVPGPVPRRTRLPTVVQDLGLHDGIQRVLFGHGLSFWLHKLVFVDAVAYLTGKRLCLDLDRYILVDIDDIFVGKEGTRMKVADVEALLTTQNKLRTLVPNFTFNLGFSGKFYHTGTEEEDAGDDMLLKHRKEFWWFPHMWSHMQPHLFHNRSVLADQMRLNKQFALEHGIPTDLGYAVAPHHSGVYPIHTQLYEAWKSVWGIQVTSTEEYPHLRPARYRRGFIHNGIMVLPRQTCGLFTHTIFYNEYPGGSRELDRSIRGGELFLTVLLNPISIFMTHLSNYGNDRLGLYTFESLVRFLQCWTRLRLQTLPPVPLARKYFELFPQERSPLWQNPCDDKRHKDIWSKEKTCDRLPKFLIVGPQKTGTTAIHFFLSLHPAVTSSFPSPSTFEEIQFFNGPNYHKGIDWYMDFFPVPSNASTDFLFEKSATYFDSEVVPRRGAALLPRAKIITVLTNPADRAYSWYQHQRAHGDPAALNYTFYQVISASSQAPLALRSLQNRCLVPGYYSTHLQRWLTYYPSGQLLIVDGQELRTNPAASMESIQKFLGLMKIRDSGARDLKVGRLVVWAKAKAGGIRIWTLSPAFFLWIFSGTTIWICRSC